In one window of Solanum pennellii chromosome 2, SPENNV200 DNA:
- the LOC107011936 gene encoding aminopeptidase P1-like — translation MADTLAALRSLMSSHSPSLHALIIPSEDYHQSEYVSARDKRRAFVSGFTGSAGLALITMDEALLWTDGRYFLQAAQQLSDQWKLMRMGEDPPVDIWMANNLPKDAAIGVDTWCVSVDTAQKWECAFAKKQQKLVQTTRNLVDDVWKNRLPAQANPVIVHPLQFAGQSVAEKLKELRKKLVLGKACAIIITALDEVAWLYNVRGSDVSYCPVVHAFAIVTIDSAFFYVDKQKLSPEANSYMEENGIMVRDYGDVSSDVVLLASNQLTSCSSTKGSKGNPKIDVRNATYVGNSASHVAEFVNDLIWVDPGACCFALYSKLSADKVLLQQSPLALAKALKNPVEIEGLKKAHFRDGAAVVQYLVWLDKQMQEIYGASGYFMEAESTKQKKQLGTKRLTEVSVSDKLEEFRASKEHFRGLSFPTTSSVGSNAAIIHYKPDAETCAELDPDCIYLFDSGAQYLDGTTDITRTIHFGKPSPHEKSSYTAVLKGHISLGNARFPNGTNGQALDILARIPLWKDGLDYRHGTGHGIGSYLNVHEGPHNISFRPSARDVPLQVSMAVTDEPGYYEDGNFGIRIENVLIVKEGNTKFNFGNKGYLSFEHITWAPYQRKLIDVSLLIPEEIEWLNEYHAKCREILTPYLNTCEMEWLKKATEPIAA, via the exons ATGGCGGATACACTCGCTGCTCTTAGGTCTTTAATGTCCTCTCACTCTCCTTCTCTTCATGCTTTGATTATTCCTTCCGAAGATTATCATCAG AGCGAATATGTATCGGCACGGGACAAAAGACGCGCATTTGTTTCTGGATTCACCGGAAGTGCTG GTTTGGCGCTTATAACCATGGATGAAGCACTTTTATGGACCGATGGCCGGTATTTCTTACAGGCAGCTCAGCAGCTCAGTGACCAATGGAAGCTCATGCGTATGGGAGAAGATCCTCCCGTTGATATCTGGATGGCCAAT AATCTACCAAAGGATGCAGCCATTGGTGTTGATACATGGTGTGTATCAGTAGACACTGCGCAGAAATGGGAGTGTGCTTTTGCTAAGAAACAACAAAAGTTGGTACAAACAACTAGAAACTTGGTTGATGATGTTTGGAAAAATCGGCTACCTGCCCAAGCAAATCCTGTGATTGTGCATCCGTTGCAATTTGCTGGTCAGTCTGTTGCAGagaagttgaaagaattgaGGAAAAAGCTTGTACTGGGAAAAGCTTGTGCTATTATTATAACAGCGCTTGATGAA GTTGCATGGTTATATAATGTCCGTGGCAGTGACGTATCATATTGCCCAGTTGTTCATGCATTTGCGATTGTGACTATAGATTCAGCCTTCTTCTACGTGGATAAGCAAAAATTGTCTCCTGAG GCAAACTCTTACATGGAAGAAAATGGAATTATGGTGCGGGATTATGGTGATGTTAGCTCAGATGTGGTCCTCCTTGCATCTAATCAACTCACTTCTTGCTCCTCAACTAAGGGATCTAAAGGGAACCCAAAGATTGATGTTAGAAATGCCACTTATGTAGGAAATAGTGCTAGTCATGTTGCTGAGTTTGTAAATGACCTCATTTGGGTTGATCCTGGAGCATGTTGCTTCGCTTTGTATTCAAAACTGAGTGCTGATAAAGTTCTCCTTCAGCAATCACCTTTGGCCCTTGCAAAAGCTCTGAAG AACCCTGTTGAGATAGAAGGATTAAAGAAGGCCCATTTTCGGGATGGGGCAGCTGTTGTGCAATATCTTGTCTGGCTTGATAAGCAG ATGCAGGAAATATATGGGGCATCTGGTTATTTCATGGAGGCTGAGAGTACCAAACAGAAGAAACAACT GGGGACTAAAAGACTGACAGAAGTCTCTGTGAGTGATAAGCTGGAGGAGTTCCGTGCATCAAAGGAG CATTTTAGAGGATTAAGTTTCCCAACTACCTCTTCTGTTGGCTCAAATGCAGCCATTATCCACTATAAACCTGACGCAGAAACATGTGCTGAACTCGATCCAGATTGTATTTACCTATTCGATTCTGGAGCACAG TATCTGGATGGAACAACTGATATTACACGTACTATTCATTTTGGAAAGCCTTCTCCACATGAGAAATCTAGTTACACGGCG GTTCTTAAAGGACATATATCTTTGGGAAACGCCAGGTTTCCTAACGGAACCAATG GGCAAGCTCTTGACATTCTTGCTCGAATTCCTTTGTGGAAAGATGGTCTTGACTATAGGCATGGTACTGGACACGGGATCGGGTCTTACTTAAATGTACATGAAG GACCTCATAATATTAGTTTCAGGCCATCTGCACGGGATGTGCCGCTACAAGTTTCAATGGCTGTAACAGATG AACCTGGTTATTATGAAGACGGGAACTTTGGTATAAGAATAGAGAATGTTCTTATTGTCAAGGAGGGCAATACGAAGTTCAACTTCGGCAACAAGGGCTACTTATCATTTGAGCATATAACTTGG GCACCGTACCAGAGGAAACTAATTGACGTGAGCCTTCTGATTCCTGAAGAGATTGAATGGTTAAATGAATACCATGCAAAATGTAGGGAAATTCTTACTCCTTACCTGAATACATGTGAGATGGAATGGCTGAAGAAGGCTACCGAACCCATTGCAGCTTGA
- the LOC107008985 gene encoding aminopeptidase P1-like isoform X1: MFSDDFVSLKCLYSFPLIRRLLDHSLVYHKDMQEIYGASGYFMEAESTKQKKQLGTRRLTEVSVSDKLEEFRASKEHFRGLSFPTTSSVGSNAAIIHYKPEAETCAELDPDCIYLFDSGAQYLDGTTDITQTIHFGKPSPHENLVTRRFLKDIYLWETPGFLTEPMAIIQRRMLTIFISFHSNAVAQDSWLIRTLCLTTLDRASS, translated from the exons ATGTTTTCGGACGATTTTGTTAGCTTGAAGTGTTTATACTCATTTCCATTAATTAGACGGCTTTTAGATCATTCTCTTGTTTATCATAAAGAT ATGCAGGAAATATATGGGGCATCTGGTTATTTCATGGAGGCTGAAAGTACCAAACAGAAGAAACAACT GGGGACTAGAAGACTAACAGAAGTCTCTGTGAGTGATAAGCTGGAGGAGTTCCGTGCATCAAAGGAG CATTTTAGAGGATTAAGTTTCCCAACTACCTCTTCTGTTGGCTCAAATGCAGCCATTATCCACTATAAACCTGAGGCAGAAACATGTGCTGAACTCGATCCAGATTGTATTTACCTATTCGATTCTGGAGCACAG TATCTGGATGGAACAACTGATATTACACAGACTATTCATTTCGGAAAACCTTCTCCACATGAAAATCTAGTTACACGGCG GTTCTTAAAGGACATATATCTTTGGGAAACGCCAGGTTTCCTAACGGAACCAATG GCTATTATTCAGAGGCGTATGCTTaccattttcatttcatttcattcaaatGCTGTGGCCCAAGATAGTTGGCTTATCAGAACATTGTGCTTGACTACTCTTGATAGGGCAAGCTCTTGA
- the LOC107008985 gene encoding aminopeptidase P1-like isoform X3, protein MSFNLVPIFQMQEIYGASGYFMEAESTKQKKQLGTRRLTEVSVSDKLEEFRASKEHFRGLSFPTTSSVGSNAAIIHYKPEAETCAELDPDCIYLFDSGAQYLDGTTDITQTIHFGKPSPHENLVTRRFLKDIYLWETPGFLTEPMAIIQRRMLTIFISFHSNAVAQDSWLIRTLCLTTLDRASS, encoded by the exons ATGAGTTTCAACCTTGTTCCAATTTTCCAGATGCAGGAAATATATGGGGCATCTGGTTATTTCATGGAGGCTGAAAGTACCAAACAGAAGAAACAACT GGGGACTAGAAGACTAACAGAAGTCTCTGTGAGTGATAAGCTGGAGGAGTTCCGTGCATCAAAGGAG CATTTTAGAGGATTAAGTTTCCCAACTACCTCTTCTGTTGGCTCAAATGCAGCCATTATCCACTATAAACCTGAGGCAGAAACATGTGCTGAACTCGATCCAGATTGTATTTACCTATTCGATTCTGGAGCACAG TATCTGGATGGAACAACTGATATTACACAGACTATTCATTTCGGAAAACCTTCTCCACATGAAAATCTAGTTACACGGCG GTTCTTAAAGGACATATATCTTTGGGAAACGCCAGGTTTCCTAACGGAACCAATG GCTATTATTCAGAGGCGTATGCTTaccattttcatttcatttcattcaaatGCTGTGGCCCAAGATAGTTGGCTTATCAGAACATTGTGCTTGACTACTCTTGATAGGGCAAGCTCTTGA
- the LOC107008985 gene encoding aminopeptidase P1-like isoform X2 produces the protein MFSDDFVSLKCLYSFPLIRRLLDHSLVYHKDMQEIYGASGYFMEAESTKQKKQLGTRRLTEVSVSDKLEEFRASKEHFRGLSFPTTSSVGSNAAIIHYKPEAETCAELDPDCIYLFDSGAQYLDGTTDITQTIHFGKPSPHENLVTRRFLKDIYLWETPGFLTEPMGKLLTFLLEFLCGKMVLTIGMVLDTGSGLT, from the exons ATGTTTTCGGACGATTTTGTTAGCTTGAAGTGTTTATACTCATTTCCATTAATTAGACGGCTTTTAGATCATTCTCTTGTTTATCATAAAGAT ATGCAGGAAATATATGGGGCATCTGGTTATTTCATGGAGGCTGAAAGTACCAAACAGAAGAAACAACT GGGGACTAGAAGACTAACAGAAGTCTCTGTGAGTGATAAGCTGGAGGAGTTCCGTGCATCAAAGGAG CATTTTAGAGGATTAAGTTTCCCAACTACCTCTTCTGTTGGCTCAAATGCAGCCATTATCCACTATAAACCTGAGGCAGAAACATGTGCTGAACTCGATCCAGATTGTATTTACCTATTCGATTCTGGAGCACAG TATCTGGATGGAACAACTGATATTACACAGACTATTCATTTCGGAAAACCTTCTCCACATGAAAATCTAGTTACACGGCG GTTCTTAAAGGACATATATCTTTGGGAAACGCCAGGTTTCCTAACGGAACCAATG GGCAAGCTCTTGACATTCTTGCTCGAATTCCTTTGTGGGAAGATGGTCTTGACTATAGGCATGGTACTGGACACGGGATCGGGTCTTACTTAA
- the LOC107008984 gene encoding pentatricopeptide repeat-containing protein At4g36680, mitochondrial-like — MSSSIALRQARHLTTTAGAAASSPSTITISISKAKSKLKAEHDPDKALEIYSSVSDRYVSPLSSRYAQEFTVKRLAKSHRFSDIENFLESHKNSPKITQEPFLSSIIRSYGVAGMFDHALKIYHQMDDLGTPRSAISFNVLLSACVRSKLYDRVPQLFDEIPVKYRFLPDKVSYGILIRSYCETGLPEMAMEILKVMEEKSVEITTVTFTTILHSFYKKGKSDEAEKVWNEMVNRGCGPDVGAYNVKIMNIQGGDLEGVKALIEEMNDAGLKPDTISYNYLMTCYCKNELMDEAQMVYDDLEKNGCNPNAATFRTLIFYLCKKGRYETGYKVFKESVKVQKIPDFDTLKYLVEGLVKKSKLKDAKGMSRTVKKKFPPNLVKAWTKLEKELGLAKAEAPDNRVQ, encoded by the coding sequence ATGTCTTCTTCCATCGCTTTGCGCCAGGCACGCCACCTCACAACAACCGCCGGTGCCGCCGCCTCGTCACCTTCCACCATCACCATCTCTATCTCTAAAGCAAAATCAAAGCTCAAAGCCGAGCACGACCCtgataaagccttagagatttaCTCCTCCGTTTCTGATCGTTACGTTTCCCCTCTGTCCTCTCGCTATGCACAAGAATTTACAGTCAAGCGCCTCGCTAAGTCACACCGTTTCTCCGACATCGAAAATTTCCTCGAGTCTCACAAGAATAGCCCCAAAATTACCCAAGAGCCTTTTCTTTCATCCATAATCCGTTCTTATGGTGTCGCCGGCATGTTTGATCACGCACTCAAAATTTATCATCAGATGGATGATTTAGGCACCCCCAGATCAGCTATTTCCTTCAATGTGCTTTTATCAGCTTGCGTGCGCTCAAAACTATATGATCGTGTCCCCCAGCTGTTTGATGAAATTCCAGTGAAGTATAGATTTTTACCTGATAAAGTGTCGTACGGTATACTGATTAGGTCATATTGTGAAACGGGGTTGCCGGAAATGGCAATGGAAATACTCAAGGTGATGGAGGAGAAAAGTGTGGAGATTACAACGGTTACTTTCACTACTATACTACATTCATTCTACAAGAAAGGGAAGAGTGATGAGGCGGAGAAGGTATGGAATGAGATGGTGAACAGAGGGTGTGGTCCAGATGTTGGTGCATACAATGTGAAGATTATGAACATTCAGGGGGGTGATCTGGAGGGCGTGAAAGCTTTAATTGAGGAAATGAACGATGCTGGATTGAAACCTGATACGATTAGCTACAATTATTTGATGACTTGTTATTGTAAGAATGAATTGATGGACGAGGCACAGATGGTTTATGATGATCTGGAGAAAAATGGGTGTAATCCAAATGCTGCAACTTTTAGGACTTTAATCTTTTATTTGTGTAAGAAGGGAAGGTATGAGACTGGTTACAAGGTGTTCAAGGAGAGTGTGAAAGTTCAAAAGATCCCGGATTTTGATACACTCAAGTATTTGGTGGAAGGGTTGGTGAAGAAATCAAAGTTGAAAGATGCAAAAGGGATGAGTAGGACTGTGAAGAAGAAGTTCCCTCCTAACTTGGTAAAAGCTTGGACCAAGCTAGAGAAGGAGCTTGGTTTGGCTAAAGCTGAAGCCCCTGATAATAGAGTCCAATAA